In a genomic window of Brettanomyces nanus chromosome 1, complete sequence:
- a CDS encoding uncharacterized protein (EggNog:ENOG41), translated as MSGIWPFFNSSFSNASINKILAEIDLDQQKREQEDQQRRQQQQQQQQQQQQQQQQQQQQQQQQQKSKQTSAKSRGVSKSGKIDINEGSADPSSNTSSGTSGSFSPSTNLTKSTARVSMTSAQAQSASTDQPTQSTTHQMAYSPTSRQFNLTASQLLHHIKENDINLAQSLGQPQSSKQQQPQQPSLLSAEKPTNSNISVSSSLDSSIKPAAPTAPTTVVAPSTLTAPHRAISVSLLNKLLDQPNLMDEINLAKNQRLINYISQIDVIDVMIDYILYSLELAKLDRDPNEVELQSEIFAEDAESDNKASKDDSSSSDEKEGSVTGEEKQEEEESQEQLSAFEKALQRASVCSEIMILPNTNILPNLMASTPLMTKLWRGFFDKDVSYFYKNFKLVTAEAMDAEEEREVESSHIPETAATQSSHQLLDEEKYERSRFKDNHALLLFNNFLKLVDDMATMNINELMNFIRFEQQHCPLTDQFLKFIPYSPTTCDLLVRLVSTDKPYNPNGLINILIDQNLVLELFKMTKIYYLDHQVQDNLCNLLNGIVGISSNVGFWDDPSLANGGQQLNEFGEPIDQDQANIMRASNPNVGPNDLTRQLVSKQCVMEMLDIIINYGNYGLVTVVSVIIEVIRKNNSDYDEFDWIACVEEQEITETEAENEEPKEPEDSTDDIVVATPDEEDTGAPLKRASEIAEVSEDSKSKIKHLPNSRDPIYLGVMLKLFSLHLAEIVENYLTNKYFDLRKVTKLNTANGDMIEPLGYERFKVMELIAELLHCSNMILMNKSLKLDYLIYKRDLWRDVKHTESLVKDALNDNINERETKDDKIMDEELLRRVQKMSLSNPLSDGLPLEERYVEIPSDLSIGNFFKFKLLQTNSIPLIALKMHHFPWNNFMHNVVFDLVQQVFNGRLANWDEDQASNQEETKYDDNLSLNKVLIWSLFGDFDKFDGDYVDDPSFPGFFNLPQYILYCFKLSEEKEAETKFKLGYMGHLTLIAEEVHKFQNYVENFGMARDDQTFSLLKEESDSSSVFYLKSSFYVFNTLFERIFESGKFDEWNRFVSSTLKDLNSMYNKVLGNPNDIGTGDENGSNDDDSGVLITDDSIPISASPVNENAIILDNGDSEEFHKGVEVIEGEAQNNGSGEEEGSDISHEEYEENYKAGADEDVEGANEDNLGGGDLRPIKGHHEAETYETNDSNEPNDGASEAN; from the coding sequence ATGTCTGGAATTTGGcccttcttcaattcctctttctccaatGCTTCTATCAATAAGATCCTGGCTGAAATTGATCTTGATCAGCAGAAACGAGAACAAGAGGATCAGCAGCGACGccaacaacagcagcagcaacagcaacagcaacaacagcaacaacaacaacaacaacaacaacaacaacaacaacagaagTCCAAACAAACATCTGCCAAGTCTCGGGGCGTCTCGAAATCCGGGAAAATTGATATCAACGAGGGCTCCGCGGACCCATCCTCCAATACGTCGTCAGGTACCTCGGGATCCTTTTCCCCTTCTACTAATCTCACAAAGAGTACAGCTCGTGTTTCGATGACTTCAGCGCAAGCTCAATCGGCTTCAACCGATCAACCTACGCAGTCTACTACTCACCAGATGGCATATTCTCCTACTTCTCGGCAGTTCAATCTAACAGCTTCTCAATTGTTACATCATATAAAGGAAAACGATATTAATTTGGCTCAATCTCTGGGGCAACCTCAGTCTTCcaagcagcagcagccacaGCAGCCGTCTTTGTTATCTGCTGAAAAGCCCACAAATTCGAACATCTCTGTATCCTCATCTTTAGATTCGTCTATAAAGCCAGCGGCTCCAACGGCTCCAACGACTGTGGTAGCTCCGTCTACTTTAACGGCTCCGCATCGCGCTATCAGCGTGTCTTTACTCAACAAGCTCTTGGATCAACCGAACTTAATGGATGAGATTAACCTTGCCAAAAACCAGCGTTTGATTAACTACATCTCGCAGATCGATGTGATAGATGTCATGATTGATTACATTTTATATTCTCTCGAATTAGCCAAACTTGATAGAGACCCTAATGAGGTTGAACTTCAAAGCGAGATTTTTGCCGAAGACGCTGAATCCGATAACAAGGCATCCAAAGACGATAGTAGTTCTTCCGACGAAAAGGAAGGTTCTGTTACTGGCGAAgaaaagcaagaagaagaagaatctcAGGAACAACTTTCGGCATTTGAAAAAGCTCTTCAGAGAGCCTCTGTCTGTAGCGAGATTATGATTCTTCCGAACACAAATATTCTTCCGAATTTAATGGCATCGACTCCACTAATGACCAAGCTTTGGAGAGGATTCTTCGATAAAGATGTAAGTTATTTTTACAAAAATTTCAAACTGGTTACTGCGGAAGCGAtggatgcagaagaagagcgGGAAGTGGAATCTTCACATATTCCCGAGACAGCTGCTACCCAGtcatctcatcaacttcttgatgaagaaaagtatGAACGGTCCAGATTTAAAGACAATCACGCACTGTTACTGTTCAATAATTTCCTCAAATTGGTTGATGATATGGCGACCATGAACATAAATGAGCTGATGAATTTCATTCGGTTCGAGCAGCAGCACTGTCCTTTAACAGATCAATTCCTTAAGTTTATTCCTTACTCCCCAACCACTTGTGATTTGCTAGTTCGGTTGGTTTCCACCGACAAACCATACAACCCTAACGGgcttatcaatattttgaTTGATCAGAACCTAGTATTGGAGCTGTTCAAGATGACCAAGATTTACTACCTCGATCACCAGGTACAAGATAATCTTTGCAATTTGCTCAATGGTATAGTGGGCATCTCTTCGAACGTTGGATTTTGGGACGATCCATCCCTTGCCAACGGTGGACAGCAATTGAACGAGTTTGGAGAACCTATAGACCAAGATCAGGCTAATATAATGCGCGCTAGTAATCCCAATGTCGGACCCAATGATCTCACTAGACAATTGGTTTCTAAACAATGCGTTATGGAGATGTTGGATATTATCATCAACTATGGCAATTACGGATTGGTTACCGTTGTTTCTGTAATCATTGAGGTTATCAGGAAAAACAATTCCGACTATGACGAGTTTGATTGGATTGCATGTGTTGAAGAGCAGGAGATCACTGAGACTGAGGCTGAGAACGAAGAACCaaaagaaccagaagattCCACCGATGATATTGTGGTGGCGACACCCGACGAGGAAGATACCGGCGCTCCATTAAAGCGAGCTAGTGAGATCGCCGAAGTCTCTGAGGACTCCAAATCCAAGATTAAGCATCTTCCGAATTCGCGTGATCCAATATATTTGGGTGTAATGCTCAAGctgttttctcttcatcttgcTGAGATAGTGGAGAACTATTTGACGAATAAGTACTTTGATCTTCGAAAGGTCACCAAGTTGAACACTGCAAATGGAGACATGATTGAACCTTTAGGATACGAGAGATTCAAAGTGATGGAGTTGATAGCCGAACTGCTTCATTGTTCCAATATGATTCTTATGAATAAgtctttgaaattggaCTACCTGATATACAAACGTGATCTTTGGAGAGATGTGAAGCATACAGAGAGTCTTGTCAAAGATGCGTTGAACGACAACATCAATGAACGCGAGACAAAGGACGATAAAATTATGGACGAGGAACTTCTTCGGCGTGTTCAAAAGATGAGTTTGAGCAACCCTTTGAGTGATGGGCTTCCACTGGAAGAACGGTATGTCGAGATACCAAGTGATTTGTCAATTGGTaattttttcaagttcaagttaCTTCAAACGAACTCGATCCCACTTATTGCACTGAAGATGCATCACTTCCCTTGGAATAACTTTATGCATAACGTGGTATTTGATTTGGTTCAGCAGGTATTCAACGGCCGTCTTGCCAACTGGGACGAGGACCAGGCTTCAAATCAGGAGGAGACAAAATACGACGACAATTTGTCACTTAATAAGGTTCTTATTTGGTCACTGTTTGGTGACTTTGACAAGTTTGACGGCGACTACGTCGATGATCCCTCTTTCCCTGGTTTTTTCAATTTGCCTCAATATATTCTTTATTGTTTCAAACTCTCTGAGGAAAAAGAGGCAGAGACAAAATTCAAGCTTGGATACATGGGCCATTTAACGTTGATAGCCGAAGAGGTTCACAAGTTCCAGAACTACGTAGAGAACTTTGGTATGGCCAGAGATGATCAGACATTCAGTTTACTCAAGGAAGAGTCAGATTCGAGTTCAGTCTTCTATCTGAAGTCCTCGTTCTACGTATTCAATACTTTGTTTGAAAGAATCTTTGAGAGCGGTAAGTTTGATGAATGGAACCGTTTTGTCAGCTCTACATTAAAGGATCTTAACTCGATGTACAACAAGGTTTTGGGAAACCCTAACGATATTGGAACTGGAGACGAGAATGGAagtaatgatgatgatagtgGAGTTCTCATTACGGATGACAGCATTCCTATCTCTGCTTCTCCAGTCAACGAGAACGCTATAATATTGGATAATGGTGACAGCGAAGAATTCCACAAAGGGGTGGAAGTGATAGAGGGAGAGGCACAGAATAATGGAAGCggcgaagaagaaggctcTGATATTTCCCACGAAGAATACGAAGAAAATTACAAAGCAGGTGCCGATGAGGATGTTGAAGGTGCGAATGAAGACAATCTTGGTGGCGGCGATCTGCGACCAATCAAAGGCCACCACGAAGCAGAGACATATGAAACTAACGATTCTAACGAACCTAATGATGGAGCCAGTGAAGCCAACTAG
- the PRE10 gene encoding Putative proteasome subunit alpha type-7 (MEROPS:MER0000553~BUSCO:EOG09343HNX) — protein MTSIGTGYDLANSIFSPDGRNFQVEYASKAVENSGTSVGICCKDGVVLATEKVVNSKLLVPGKNKRIQSIDRHIGVVYSGLIPDGRHFVNRGREEARSFRSLYKEPIGLKGLIDRLGYYVQAYTCYNSVRPFGINAIVGGVDSEGSHLYMVEPSGTYWGYYGTATGKGRQTARAELEKLDLPNISAKDAVKEAARIIYMAHEDNKDKDFELEVSWVSQSETKGVHQLVPKELFDEAVKYAEEEQDSDDDDDDDEGSENSDQDEEME, from the coding sequence ATGACATCTATTGGAACAGGATACGATCTTGCCAATTCGATTTTCTCGCCTGATGGAAGAAACTTTCAGGTGGAATACGCCTCAAAGGCGGTTGAGAACTCAGGAACCTCTGTGGGTATTTGCTGTAAAGATGGAGTAGTTTTGGCAACGGAAAAGGTGGTGAACTCAAAACTTTTGGTGCCCGGTAAAAACAAGCGCATCCAATCAATTGACCGTCATATTGGAGTGGTTTATTCGGGGCTTATTCCAGATGGAAGGCACTTTGTCAATAGAggtagagaagaagcacGCTCGTTCCGATCACTATACAAGGAACCTATTGGATTAAAGGGACTTATAGATAGATTGGGCTACTATGTGCAGGCTTACACGTGCTACAATTCAGTAAGACCATTTGGAATTAATGCTATAGTGGGAGGTGTTGACTCTGAGGGTTCTCATCTCTATATGGTGGAACCTTCTGGAACCTATTGGGGTTACTATGGTACAGCAACAGGAAAGGGAAGACAAACTGCTCGTGCCGAgttggagaaattggatcTACCAAACATTTCTGCAAAGGATGCCGTTAAAGAAGCCGCTAGAATCATATACATGGCTCATGAGGATAATAAGGACAAGGATTTCGAGTTAGAAGTGTCGTGGGTCAGTCAATCGGAGACCAAGGGTGTCCATCAATTGGTCCCAAAAGAGCTTTTTGATGAAGCCGTGAAAtatgctgaagaagagcaagatagtgatgacgacgacgatgatgatgagggAAGTGAAAATAGCGATCAAGATGAGGAGATGGAGTAA